One genomic region from Candidatus Obscuribacterales bacterium encodes:
- a CDS encoding NAD-dependent epimerase/dehydratase family protein produces the protein MKALVTGANGFTGSHLVKALEQRGDTVVGFVRETSHCDRLQGCALQFAYGDIGDRGALKTAMAGVDVVFHTAAYVELGVVDADKMARVNIDGTRAVAETAKALGVKLVYCSTIGVYGDTQGQLIDETFKRTQEGFSSAYDRTKYEAQQIVDRAVKEGLYAVSVMPSGIFGADDPHFGPVMDAFLAGKLKVWAGGDRITGIVHVDDLVAAMLLAADQAPNGAHYIISAGELSTREMFNFLSQETGMAPPVEMPKLVVRAAGYLLDPIGRLLNWQPPISRERVHYIYDRCVRVDATKARQELGWHPRSVEETLREALKRQQPGEA, from the coding sequence ATGAAAGCACTAGTAACGGGCGCAAATGGCTTCACCGGATCCCATTTGGTGAAGGCCCTAGAGCAACGCGGCGATACGGTCGTCGGCTTTGTACGGGAAACCAGTCATTGCGATCGCCTCCAGGGCTGTGCGCTGCAGTTTGCCTATGGCGATATTGGCGATCGCGGGGCCCTAAAAACGGCGATGGCGGGCGTGGATGTGGTCTTCCATACGGCGGCCTATGTGGAACTGGGGGTCGTGGATGCGGACAAGATGGCTCGGGTGAATATTGATGGCACGCGGGCAGTAGCAGAAACGGCCAAGGCGCTAGGGGTCAAACTGGTCTATTGCAGCACCATTGGTGTCTACGGCGATACCCAAGGGCAGTTGATTGATGAAACCTTTAAGCGCACCCAAGAGGGCTTTTCCTCGGCCTACGATCGCACGAAGTATGAGGCCCAGCAAATTGTCGATCGGGCAGTAAAAGAGGGGCTCTACGCCGTGAGCGTCATGCCGTCGGGCATTTTTGGAGCCGATGATCCTCACTTTGGGCCGGTGATGGATGCGTTTCTTGCCGGCAAGCTGAAGGTCTGGGCGGGGGGCGATCGCATCACCGGAATTGTCCATGTTGATGACCTGGTGGCGGCGATGCTACTGGCGGCGGATCAAGCTCCCAACGGAGCCCACTACATCATTTCGGCGGGAGAATTATCGACTCGGGAGATGTTCAACTTCCTCAGTCAAGAAACGGGCATGGCACCACCGGTAGAAATGCCCAAGCTGGTGGTGCGGGCAGCAGGCTATCTGCTCGATCCCATCGGTCGGTTGCTCAACTGGCAGCCGCCTATCAGCCGAGAGCGGGTGCATTATATTTACGATCGCTGTGTGCGGGTCGATGCCACCAAGGCACGGCAGGAACTAGGTTGGCATCCCCGATCGGTGGAAGAGACACTAAGAGAGGCTTTGAAGCGGCAGCAGCCGGGTGAGGCGTGA
- a CDS encoding PAS domain S-box protein, producing MLSDRLQRLRFLFQARLSRRIVLWVFGSIVTIEAIILIPSVYRREQELLQYLKTISLAESSGVLRQQSLNLDDSQQVLAQISRIQENPVVVGGALYRADGTLMGVFGEAPQLDYDSINADGRGARLERSLHRYDAVWPMALFDGQYALMIRHDTTTVEQEIYAFIWRIAGLVLIISVFVTVATIIVLDATLISPILRLRQDLLRAGSAIRDDRPPASFESTSYKHLDELRDVISAFEVMFQQVLDAIAERKQAEAALRISEEKFEKAFRSSPNPVLLSRMEDGQLLEVNDSFLQFLDIEAEAVLGKTTVDLGVWSDEGDRRQMIQLFEANPIIRNQEYQLQTRAGQLRTVLYSAERIDIHGVDCILSVMNDITERKQTEEALRDSERRFRALVEQAADAVFVVDRNGQIVDANQQACHNLGYTREDLLHRSVSDIQVALSLSQLQALWNNLTPSHPVTVQGVHRRQDGSTFPVEVRIGLFEFGDRRLIVALARDITERQQAEAARARLAEIGELTAMIVHEVRNPLTTVWMGLNALAKDELSERSHLRLQLALEESDRLQRLLNEILLYAKEQQLDRQPIELNQFLTEVLDSMRSLPIVCDRVLIFQPAAQPIWIEGDRDKLKQVVINLVNNACEAVEDQAAVTCVLTSPDPQPHIWLQVHNGGPPIPPEVLDKLTQPFFTTKSSGNGLGLAVTKRIIEAHHASLTIESTAQSGTTVTVALPIAPAPV from the coding sequence ATGCTGTCAGACCGACTACAACGACTCCGGTTTCTCTTCCAAGCCCGTCTATCACGGCGTATTGTGCTGTGGGTGTTTGGCAGTATTGTCACCATTGAGGCCATCATCCTCATTCCCTCGGTCTACCGCCGCGAGCAAGAACTCTTACAATATCTCAAAACCATTTCCCTGGCAGAATCCTCTGGGGTGCTGCGACAGCAATCGCTCAACCTCGACGATTCCCAGCAGGTACTTGCCCAGATCAGCCGTATCCAGGAAAACCCGGTGGTGGTGGGTGGGGCTCTATATCGAGCGGACGGTACGTTAATGGGCGTGTTTGGAGAAGCACCCCAGTTGGACTATGACTCCATCAATGCTGATGGTCGCGGAGCCCGCCTAGAACGATCGCTCCACCGCTACGATGCCGTGTGGCCGATGGCGTTGTTCGACGGTCAGTATGCCCTGATGATTCGTCATGATACCACCACGGTGGAGCAGGAAATCTATGCCTTTATCTGGCGAATTGCTGGATTAGTGCTGATTATTTCGGTGTTTGTCACCGTTGCCACCATTATTGTTCTCGACGCCACCCTGATCTCTCCTATTCTGCGACTGCGACAAGATTTGCTGCGGGCTGGATCGGCCATTCGTGACGATCGCCCCCCGGCTAGCTTTGAATCAACGTCCTATAAGCATTTAGACGAACTGCGGGATGTCATATCGGCCTTCGAGGTGATGTTCCAGCAGGTGCTAGACGCGATCGCTGAACGCAAACAGGCGGAGGCCGCTCTACGAATTTCCGAAGAAAAATTTGAGAAAGCCTTTCGCTCCAGTCCCAACCCGGTACTGCTCAGCCGCATGGAAGACGGTCAGTTGCTTGAAGTAAATGATAGTTTTCTGCAATTTCTAGACATAGAGGCTGAGGCAGTGCTGGGGAAAACAACAGTAGATTTAGGGGTTTGGAGCGATGAGGGCGATCGCCGCCAGATGATCCAGTTGTTTGAGGCTAACCCAATTATTCGTAACCAAGAGTATCAGTTGCAAACGCGAGCAGGACAGTTGCGCACAGTTCTATATTCCGCAGAACGTATTGATATTCATGGGGTAGACTGCATTTTATCGGTGATGAATGACATCACAGAACGCAAGCAGACGGAAGAAGCGCTGCGAGACAGTGAGCGTCGTTTTCGAGCCTTGGTGGAGCAGGCTGCCGATGCGGTTTTCGTGGTCGATCGCAACGGGCAAATTGTGGATGCCAATCAGCAAGCTTGCCATAACCTCGGCTATACCCGAGAAGACCTGTTACACCGCTCAGTGTCAGATATTCAGGTGGCGCTTTCCTTATCGCAACTGCAGGCGCTTTGGAATAATTTGACCCCCAGCCATCCGGTTACGGTGCAAGGGGTACATCGTCGTCAAGATGGCAGTACCTTTCCTGTGGAAGTGCGTATTGGTTTATTTGAATTTGGCGATCGCCGCCTCATTGTTGCCCTAGCTAGAGATATTACCGAACGTCAGCAGGCCGAGGCCGCCCGCGCCCGTCTAGCAGAAATTGGCGAACTGACGGCAATGATTGTCCATGAGGTACGTAATCCTCTCACCACCGTTTGGATGGGCTTGAATGCTTTAGCTAAGGATGAACTCTCGGAGCGATCGCACCTGCGATTACAGTTGGCGCTAGAAGAATCCGATCGGTTGCAGCGCTTGCTCAATGAAATCTTACTCTATGCCAAAGAACAGCAGCTTGATCGCCAACCCATAGAGCTCAACCAGTTCCTGACCGAAGTACTAGACTCTATGCGTAGCTTACCTATTGTTTGCGATCGCGTTCTTATCTTTCAGCCGGCAGCACAACCCATTTGGATTGAGGGCGATCGCGATAAGCTCAAACAAGTGGTGATTAATCTGGTTAACAATGCCTGCGAAGCCGTGGAGGATCAAGCCGCCGTCACCTGTGTGCTCACCTCTCCTGATCCACAGCCACACATCTGGCTGCAAGTCCATAATGGCGGCCCACCCATTCCACCAGAGGTGCTGGATAAGCTCACCCAGCCCTTTTTTACCACTAAATCCTCAGGTAATGGCCTAGGTCTAGCCGTCACCAAGCGGATCATTGAAGCGCATCATGCTTCTCTCACCATTGAATCCACGGCCCAGTCCGGCACCACGGTCACTGTAGCGCTGCCCATTGCCCCGGCACCGGTGTAA
- the stpA gene encoding glucosylglycerol 3-phosphatase: MTQSPHILLNEPSLSLNVDKLAQVLVNVDNILIIQDLDGVCMGLVQDPLRRVIRREYVEAAALFSPHFYVLTNGEHIGARGVNRIVEQAFGYDSYLKRQGRYLPGLAAGGVQWQDQFGQVVHPGVSDRELDFLHAVPQQIGDRLHQFFKHHPDELEPELLQTCIEAAVLNNIASPTANLNRFYEALRDRPQVYAKLQSEMQVLMTQLLEQAQQQGLGDSFFVHYAPNLGRDEQGIEIMRPATDDDSGTTDFQFMLRGALKEAGVLAILNYYYYQRTGTYPLGESFNARQSPHQLDDLVALVKQAFDPLQMPVIIGVGDTVNSQVRQQDGRRIISRGGSDRNFLHLIQNIGQAFHRGNIVTYVDSSQGEVKNRRAVQVQPASESGDRPAKVLQGPCDPEDLDDPLTIDVVFAEGHDQYTTLFQQAAHIRHHNQKTARQHQGMAPNYWNWMGSAANA, translated from the coding sequence ATGACCCAATCTCCCCACATTTTGCTCAATGAACCATCCTTATCTTTAAATGTTGACAAACTAGCGCAGGTTTTGGTGAATGTCGATAATATTCTGATTATTCAGGATTTGGATGGTGTCTGTATGGGGTTGGTGCAAGATCCCTTACGGCGTGTCATTCGTCGAGAGTATGTTGAAGCTGCTGCCCTGTTCAGTCCTCATTTTTATGTTCTGACCAATGGTGAGCATATTGGAGCTAGGGGCGTCAATCGAATTGTAGAGCAAGCCTTTGGCTATGATTCTTATCTTAAACGTCAAGGGCGCTACTTGCCTGGGCTAGCCGCTGGCGGAGTACAATGGCAGGATCAGTTTGGCCAGGTGGTTCATCCCGGCGTCAGCGATCGCGAACTTGATTTCCTTCACGCTGTCCCTCAGCAGATTGGCGATCGCCTGCATCAGTTTTTCAAGCATCATCCCGATGAATTAGAGCCGGAGCTGCTCCAGACCTGCATTGAAGCGGCAGTGTTGAACAATATTGCTTCGCCTACCGCGAACCTGAACCGGTTTTATGAAGCCCTGCGCGATCGCCCTCAGGTGTATGCCAAGCTGCAATCGGAGATGCAGGTGCTGATGACTCAGCTGCTCGAACAGGCGCAGCAGCAGGGGCTAGGCGACTCTTTCTTTGTCCACTATGCTCCCAATTTAGGACGGGATGAGCAGGGGATAGAAATCATGCGTCCGGCGACAGATGATGATTCTGGGACAACCGACTTTCAGTTTATGCTGCGGGGTGCCTTGAAAGAGGCGGGGGTTCTGGCTATTTTGAACTATTATTATTACCAACGAACCGGCACCTATCCGCTTGGGGAAAGCTTTAATGCCCGTCAGTCTCCTCACCAGCTCGATGACTTGGTTGCCTTAGTCAAACAAGCCTTTGATCCGCTGCAGATGCCGGTAATCATTGGTGTAGGCGATACCGTGAACAGTCAGGTGCGACAGCAGGATGGTCGTCGGATCATCAGCCGAGGGGGGAGCGATCGCAATTTCTTACACTTGATTCAAAACATTGGCCAAGCGTTTCATCGGGGCAACATCGTCACCTACGTAGACAGCAGTCAAGGTGAGGTTAAAAATCGCCGAGCTGTCCAGGTGCAGCCTGCTTCAGAAAGTGGCGATCGCCCTGCCAAGGTGTTGCAAGGTCCCTGCGATCCTGAGGATCTGGACGATCCCCTCACCATTGATGTTGTTTTTGCTGAGGGGCATGACCAATACACCACTCTCTTTCAGCAGGCCGCTCACATCCGCCACCATAATCAGAAAACAGCCCGCCAGCATCAGGGCATGGCTCCCAATTATTGGAACTGGATGGGCAGTGCTGCCAATGCCTAA
- a CDS encoding LON peptidase substrate-binding domain-containing protein: protein MAFSSSVAVRELPLFPLSEVVLFPGRPLPLHIFEFRYRIMMNTILQDDRRFGVLMVDPADGKVAKVGCCAEILQCERLPDDRMMVRTLGQQRFRILDYVREKPYYVGLVEWIDDEPSSQDLSGLAIQVDQMLRDVVKLSAKLMGQTVDLPDDIPTSPLELSYWIASNLYGVAPEQQALLELQNTMARLEREVEILNSTRNHLAARTALKDALN, encoded by the coding sequence ATGGCATTTTCATCATCGGTTGCAGTTCGTGAACTTCCATTATTTCCTCTGTCTGAGGTGGTACTATTTCCAGGCAGACCGCTCCCGCTTCACATTTTTGAATTTCGCTATCGGATTATGATGAACACCATCTTGCAAGACGACCGACGGTTTGGCGTCCTGATGGTTGATCCTGCCGATGGCAAGGTCGCTAAGGTTGGATGCTGTGCCGAAATTTTGCAATGTGAGCGCCTACCTGACGATCGCATGATGGTGAGAACCCTTGGGCAACAGCGTTTTCGCATTCTTGATTATGTGCGAGAGAAGCCCTACTACGTTGGCCTGGTGGAGTGGATTGATGACGAACCCTCTAGCCAGGATCTCAGTGGTTTAGCCATTCAAGTGGATCAAATGCTGCGGGATGTGGTCAAGCTATCTGCCAAGCTGATGGGGCAGACAGTGGATTTGCCGGATGATATTCCCACCAGTCCTTTAGAACTCTCCTATTGGATCGCCAGCAATCTGTACGGCGTAGCACCTGAGCAGCAGGCCCTGTTGGAACTCCAAAACACCATGGCCCGCCTAGAGCGAGAAGTGGAAATCCTCAACTCCACTCGCAATCATCTGGCCGCCCGCACAGCGTTAAAGGATGCCTTGAATTAG